In Rhodanobacter denitrificans, the sequence AGAGCGCGGTGAGGCTGTCCATGCGGCTGTTCAGCGCGGTCTGCTGGTTGGCCAGGTCGCTCAGCTGCTGGCCGATGCTGCTGGTGCGGCTGGCCAGCACGCCCTGGCTGCCGACCCAGCTGGTCAGCGGAGCATTGAGCTTCGCCGCGAAACCGTTGGTGCCACCGAACAGGGCGCCCACCTGCTTGCCGCCGTCGCCGAGCGCGGTCGCCAGCTTGCCGCTGTCCAACTTCAGCGTGCCGTCCACCTGCAGCGAGATGCCGATCGAGGACAGCGAGGCGCCGTTGGCGGTGCCGCCGACGATGCTCGACAAGGTGTTGTTGATGCCGTTGAGCGTGGCGTCGCCGAGCAGTGCGCCGGCGGTGCCGCTGGTGGCGTCGTACCTGGTCAGGTTCTGGTAGATCCCGACGAAGCTGTTGTAGGTGTTGACCAGGTTGGTGAGTGCGCCGGTGGCCTTGCTGCTGTCGCTGGTCACGCTCAGCGTGCTGCTGCCGGCCTTGACCAGGCTCAGGGTGAGGCCGTCGATCGCGCTGCTGACGGTATTGCCGGCGCTGCTGGCGGCCAGGCCGTCGATGCTGTACTTCGCGTCGGCCGCCGCGGTGACCACGTTCAGCCCGTTGCCGGTGGAGGCCGCCGGATCGTATTTCAGCGCCGCCAGCTTGCCGTCGCCGCCGCTGCTGCTTACCGAGAAACCGTTCGCCGCGCCGGTGCGGGTGCCGCTCAGCACCAGGTGCGCGCCGTCGGTGCCGGTGACGATGGTGGCGCTCACGCCGGGATTGCTGCTGGCGCCGTTGATCGCGTCGCGGATCGCCGCCAGCGAGTTGTTGGTGCTGTCGAGGGTGAGGCTCATCGACTGGCTGCCCACCGCGATGGTCAGCGTGCCGGTGCCGACCGCAGCGGTGCTGCTGGCGAATGCGCCGGACGACGCCTTCAGCGCGCTGGCCAGCTGCGTCACGACGATGTTGTAGCTGCCGTTGACGGGAGTGCCGGTGGCGCTGGCGCCAAGTACGGTGGTGTCGCTGCTGCCTACCGTGCGCGCGGTGAAGGCGCTGCCGTCGGTGAGCGGAGCCATCGCCGACTGCAAGGCGGAAAGCGCAGCGCTGACCTGACCCAGCGCCGAGAGCTGGGTGTTCGCCGCGTTGGCCTGGCTGGTGATCTGGTTCTGCTGCGGTGCTTTCTTCGCGGCGACCAGCTGGCTGACCAGGCTGGCCACGTCGAGCCCGGAACCCACACCCATGGAGGTCAGCAAACCCGAAGTGGGTGTGGTGGAGCCTACGGTGATCGCCATGGGTGTGGGTTCCTGAAATGAAGGGAACGGCCGCGAACTGCTCGCGGCCGTTCCGGGTTACCTCGTTACTGCAGCAGCTTGAGCACGCTCTGGGTGGAGGCGTTGGCCTGTGCCAGCACCGAGACGCCGGCCTGTTGCAGGATGTTTGCGCTGGACATGTTCGCGGTTTCCGCGGCGAAGTCGGCATCCTGGATCTGGCTGCGCGACGAGCTGAGGTTCTGCGAGATGGTCTGCAGATTGGCGATGGTGGACTGGAAGCGGTTCTGCACCGCGCCGAGGTCGCTGCGCATCGAACTGACCGTGCTCAGCGCGGCGTCGATGCGGCTGATGGTGTCGTTGGCGCCGGCCACCGTCTTCACATCGCTGCCGGACAGGCTG encodes:
- the fliD gene encoding flagellar filament capping protein FliD → MAITVGSTTPTSGLLTSMGVGSGLDVASLVSQLVAAKKAPQQNQITSQANAANTQLSALGQVSAALSALQSAMAPLTDGSAFTARTVGSSDTTVLGASATGTPVNGSYNIVVTQLASALKASSGAFASSTAAVGTGTLTIAVGSQSMSLTLDSTNNSLAAIRDAINGASSNPGVSATIVTGTDGAHLVLSGTRTGAANGFSVSSSGGDGKLAALKYDPAASTGNGLNVVTAAADAKYSIDGLAASSAGNTVSSAIDGLTLSLVKAGSSTLSVTSDSSKATGALTNLVNTYNSFVGIYQNLTRYDATSGTAGALLGDATLNGINNTLSSIVGGTANGASLSSIGISLQVDGTLKLDSGKLATALGDGGKQVGALFGGTNGFAAKLNAPLTSWVGSQGVLASRTSSIGQQLSDLANQQTALNSRMDSLTALYQAQFTALDTLMSKLNSTSTYLQQQFDALTNSSKK